Proteins from one Dehalococcoidia bacterium genomic window:
- the secF gene encoding protein translocase subunit SecF: MIDFVGKRYWFYLFSMLVVIPGTISLILPNGIREGIEFGSGTTFGFRFEQPVETEALRSALAELGHPDARIQRTRDGKFLVRTRVLEGGVTAPAIGPAPPSERENLESALEERFGTLVDSDGQPIHRFLEFSSVSASVSSDIVRNAALAVAFASLAILVYITLSFISVEQPVRFGVSAIVALLHDVLLVMGVASIFGRLFDFEIDTLFITAMLTIVGFSVHDSIVVFDRVRENARRAAAAGADVTLAETVNASLNQTLGRSLNTSITVVLTLIALILLGGETVRDFLIIMLIGLISGTYSSIFVASQLLVSWEEGDFAGLLPWRGGRTEEQPA; the protein is encoded by the coding sequence TTGATTGACTTCGTCGGGAAGCGCTACTGGTTCTACCTCTTTTCGATGCTCGTCGTCATCCCGGGCACGATCTCGCTCATCCTGCCCAACGGCATCCGGGAGGGCATCGAGTTCGGCAGCGGCACGACCTTCGGCTTCCGCTTCGAGCAGCCCGTGGAGACAGAGGCCCTGCGCTCGGCCCTCGCCGAGCTCGGGCACCCGGACGCGCGCATTCAGCGGACCCGAGACGGCAAGTTCCTGGTGCGGACGCGTGTGCTTGAAGGTGGCGTCACCGCGCCCGCGATTGGGCCGGCGCCGCCCTCCGAGCGCGAGAACCTGGAGTCTGCATTGGAGGAGCGCTTCGGGACGCTGGTGGACAGCGACGGCCAGCCGATACACCGCTTCCTCGAGTTCTCGTCCGTGTCGGCGTCCGTCTCCTCCGACATCGTCCGCAATGCCGCCCTGGCGGTGGCCTTCGCCAGCCTCGCGATCCTGGTCTACATAACGCTATCGTTCATCTCGGTCGAGCAACCCGTCCGCTTCGGTGTGAGCGCGATCGTCGCGCTCCTGCACGACGTCCTGCTCGTCATGGGCGTCGCCTCCATCTTCGGCCGTTTGTTCGACTTCGAGATCGACACGCTGTTCATAACCGCCATGCTCACCATCGTCGGCTTCAGCGTGCACGACTCCATCGTCGTCTTCGACCGCGTGCGGGAGAACGCGCGCCGGGCGGCGGCCGCGGGCGCGGACGTCACGCTGGCGGAGACCGTGAACGCCAGCCTGAATCAGACGCTCGGGCGCTCGCTGAACACCTCGATTACGGTAGTGCTGACGCTGATCGCCCTCATCCTGCTCGGCGGCGAGACGGTGCGGGACTTCCTCATCATCATGCTCATCGGCCTGATCTCCGGCACCTACAGTTCGATCTTCGTAGCCAGCCAGCTCCTGGTGTCCTGGGAGGAAGGAGACTTCGCCGGCCTGCTGCCCTGGCGCGGCGGCCGAACGGAAGAGCAACCCGCCTAG
- the nrdR gene encoding transcriptional regulator NrdR gives MKCPFCGHDDTRVTDSREADDGIRRRRECLSPSCGRRFTTYERVQVAPLTVVKKDGRREEFSREKVLAGIHRSCAKLPVSAAEINAIAEDIETTLHASGVQEVPSYEIGDMVMERLRELNHVAYVRFASHYKNFLSLEELQAEFERLASTPRRPVRRAGAAQPPLLPAAELSRVQDAAPGKQEAGARKRESGRAAPTSSARANATPEAGQAIVPVSLPERRRRAGGRR, from the coding sequence ATGAAATGCCCCTTCTGTGGCCACGACGACACCAGGGTCACCGACTCCCGCGAGGCGGATGACGGCATCCGCCGGCGCCGCGAATGCCTTTCACCTTCCTGCGGCCGGCGCTTCACGACCTACGAGCGCGTCCAGGTCGCGCCCCTGACCGTCGTCAAGAAGGACGGCCGGCGTGAGGAGTTCTCGCGCGAGAAGGTCCTCGCCGGCATCCACCGCTCCTGCGCCAAGCTCCCGGTGAGCGCCGCCGAGATCAACGCCATCGCCGAGGACATCGAGACCACCCTGCACGCTTCGGGCGTCCAGGAGGTGCCCTCCTACGAGATCGGCGACATGGTGATGGAGCGCCTGCGCGAGCTGAACCACGTGGCTTACGTGCGCTTCGCGTCGCACTACAAGAACTTCCTCTCGCTCGAGGAACTCCAGGCGGAGTTCGAGCGCCTGGCCAGCACTCCGCGGCGGCCGGTGCGCCGCGCGGGCGCCGCCCAGCCGCCGCTGCTGCCAGCAGCGGAGCTCTCGCGCGTGCAGGACGCGGCGCCAGGCAAGCAGGAGGCAGGCGCCAGGAAGCGGGAATCAGGGCGCGCCGCGCCGACCTCCTCTGCGCGAGCAAACGCCACGCCTGAGGCCGGGCAGGCCATCGTGCCGGTGTCCTTGCCGGAGAGGCGCAGGCGCGCGGGGGGCCGAAGATGA
- the secD gene encoding protein translocase subunit SecD produces MRRRSTQLALAFIAILTVFSVLVVWPSDPDRYLPDFVPWPEPGCVGPVCIGKGVRLPYIAIDRSTIRIDYLERREMRLGLDLRGGTRLVLEADISRNPDVDLDEALDSAVEVVERRVNAFGVAESITERVGNNRISVQLPGISAAEAIEKIGRTAQLQFMEMRRDAQGNVVIRNPDGSTSSMPFDQVSQSSSLIQLAEWTPVTAVGSDGIRREITGTYLDRGGIFVTRNLAGLPELRFEMNEEGAKLLGEATARLSNPPQPMAFFLDGEPIRGANGLIIAPFVRSQISDRGVIDGLSLSEAETLSTLLRTGAFPVPLTVVQQEDVDATLGDEAVVHSVQAGLIAIFVVMAFMTLYYRLPGLLASLALFVYVSLTLAVFKLWPVTVTSAGIAAFVLSVGMAVDANILIFERMKEELRVGRSLVGAIDAGFNRAWTSIRDSNVATLIICVILYWFGDQFAASLVKGFALTLALGVAVSMFSAIFVTRTFLRALIGSNVMQHLWLFGHDVEEARGPRAAEAAVRVGGAGLD; encoded by the coding sequence GTGAGAAGACGCTCGACTCAGCTTGCCCTCGCATTCATCGCCATCCTGACCGTCTTCTCGGTCCTCGTGGTCTGGCCTTCGGACCCGGACCGCTATCTTCCGGACTTCGTGCCCTGGCCGGAGCCGGGCTGCGTTGGCCCAGTCTGCATCGGTAAGGGCGTAAGACTGCCCTACATCGCCATCGACCGGTCCACCATCAGGATCGACTACCTGGAGCGCCGCGAAATGCGCCTCGGGCTCGACCTTCGCGGCGGCACGCGCCTCGTCCTCGAGGCCGATATCTCCCGGAACCCGGACGTGGACCTGGACGAGGCGCTGGACAGCGCCGTCGAGGTCGTCGAGCGGCGGGTGAACGCCTTCGGCGTCGCCGAATCGATCACCGAGCGCGTCGGCAACAACCGCATCTCCGTGCAGCTCCCTGGCATCAGCGCCGCCGAGGCCATCGAGAAGATCGGGCGCACGGCGCAGCTGCAGTTCATGGAGATGCGCCGCGACGCCCAGGGGAACGTCGTCATCCGCAACCCGGACGGCTCGACCTCTTCGATGCCCTTCGACCAGGTCTCCCAGTCGAGCAGTCTGATCCAGCTGGCGGAGTGGACGCCCGTGACGGCGGTTGGCTCCGACGGCATCCGTCGCGAGATCACGGGCACCTACCTGGACCGCGGGGGCATCTTCGTCACACGGAACCTGGCAGGCCTGCCGGAGCTTCGCTTCGAAATGAACGAGGAGGGCGCCAAGCTCCTGGGCGAGGCGACCGCGCGGCTCTCGAACCCGCCGCAGCCGATGGCTTTCTTCCTCGACGGCGAACCCATCCGCGGCGCCAACGGCCTGATCATCGCGCCCTTCGTGCGCAGCCAGATCTCCGACCGTGGCGTAATCGATGGCCTCAGCCTCTCCGAGGCGGAAACGCTCTCGACACTCCTCCGCACCGGCGCCTTCCCCGTGCCCCTGACGGTCGTCCAGCAGGAGGACGTCGACGCCACGCTGGGCGATGAGGCTGTCGTGCACTCGGTCCAGGCTGGCCTCATCGCGATCTTCGTGGTCATGGCCTTCATGACCCTCTACTACCGCCTCCCTGGGCTCCTGGCCAGCCTGGCGCTCTTCGTTTACGTCTCTCTGACCCTCGCGGTGTTCAAGCTCTGGCCCGTCACGGTCACGTCCGCGGGCATCGCCGCCTTCGTGCTCTCCGTGGGCATGGCAGTGGACGCGAACATCCTGATCTTCGAGCGCATGAAGGAAGAGCTGCGGGTCGGCCGCAGCCTGGTCGGCGCCATTGACGCCGGCTTCAACCGCGCCTGGACCTCCATTCGCGACAGCAACGTCGCCACCCTGATCATCTGCGTAATCCTGTACTGGTTCGGGGACCAGTTCGCTGCCAGCCTCGTGAAGGGCTTTGCCCTTACCCTGGCCCTGGGCGTCGCGGTGAGCATGTTCTCGGCGATCTTCGTCACGCGCACGTTCCTGCGCGCCCTGATTGGCTCGAACGTGATGCAGCACCTGTGGCTGTTCGGCCATGACGTCGAAGAAGCGCGCGGACCTCGCGCCGCCGAGGCCGCCGTCCGGGTGGGAGGCGCGGGCCTTGATTGA
- a CDS encoding antibiotic biosynthesis monooxygenase, whose amino-acid sequence MKGIFVWKARPGEEAEFERRWRAVSEALQAYPGARGTRLHRGITDPALFAGYASWDSLADREGAQSRLRAERADLRDMAEVSEMLFAGFFEEPHIVVAPQGATGGQS is encoded by the coding sequence ATGAAGGGCATCTTCGTCTGGAAGGCGCGCCCCGGCGAAGAGGCGGAGTTCGAGCGCCGCTGGCGCGCCGTCAGCGAGGCGCTGCAGGCGTACCCCGGCGCCCGGGGCACGCGCCTCCACCGCGGCATCACCGACCCGGCCCTCTTCGCGGGTTATGCCAGTTGGGACTCCCTGGCGGACCGCGAGGGCGCCCAGTCGCGTCTGCGCGCCGAACGCGCTGACCTGCGCGACATGGCCGAGGTCAGCGAGATGCTGTTCGCCGGCTTCTTCGAGGAGCCGCACATCGTCGTCGCGCCGCAGGGCGCGACGGGAGGGCAGTCGTGA
- the yajC gene encoding preprotein translocase subunit YajC, which yields MSDAALISAVFVGVLFAFYLMFLRPIQKEQERHKQQIRDLKPGDQVLTTAGFIGRVKDIQVPESGRTRIYIQIAEGVIVEAVATAIAQRIEPRPAEGAAADDSPDTTASKEQRGLAR from the coding sequence GTGAGCGACGCCGCCCTTATCTCTGCCGTCTTCGTGGGCGTCCTGTTCGCCTTTTACCTCATGTTCCTGCGCCCCATCCAGAAGGAGCAGGAGCGTCACAAGCAGCAGATCCGCGACCTCAAACCGGGGGACCAGGTGCTGACCACCGCCGGCTTCATAGGGCGCGTGAAGGACATTCAGGTGCCTGAGTCCGGGCGCACACGGATCTATATCCAGATCGCCGAGGGCGTCATAGTGGAGGCTGTCGCCACCGCCATCGCGCAGCGCATCGAGCCGCGCCCGGCCGAGGGCGCCGCGGCGGACGACTCGCCCGACACGACGGCATCGAAGGAGCAAAGGGGCCTCGCCCGGTGA